One genomic region from Cetobacterium sp. 8H encodes:
- a CDS encoding sigma-70 family RNA polymerase sigma factor codes for MIEKEDIILAQNGNEESIEKIIREYQGTIYRNNRSFFLKGGDSDDLMQEGFIGLIKAIKSYDETRNACFSTFANLCIRRQMITAVKNYNSDKYKNLNLAMQGDGYSNHEESVRYNSPSLGFYSPEDIFLGKELVNLLTDFLSENLSELEKKVFKHLCQEYSYIEIAELLNEPPKKIDNTIQRIKKKILLYLSSYTH; via the coding sequence ATGATTGAAAAAGAAGATATTATTTTAGCACAAAATGGAAATGAAGAATCTATCGAAAAAATCATCAGAGAATATCAAGGAACTATTTATAGAAACAATAGATCCTTTTTCTTAAAAGGTGGTGACAGCGATGATTTAATGCAAGAGGGATTTATAGGGCTTATAAAAGCTATTAAATCCTACGACGAAACAAGAAATGCTTGTTTTAGTACTTTTGCTAACTTATGTATTAGACGACAAATGATTACTGCCGTAAAGAATTACAATTCAGATAAGTATAAAAATCTGAATTTAGCTATGCAAGGAGACGGTTATTCAAACCACGAAGAAAGTGTAAGGTATAACTCTCCATCACTAGGGTTTTACTCTCCTGAAGATATTTTTTTAGGAAAAGAGTTAGTTAATCTTTTAACAGATTTTCTTAGTGAAAATTTAAGTGAACTTGAAAAGAAAGTTTTCAAACACCTTTGTCAAGAATACTCTTACATTGAAATAGCTGAACTTTTAAATGAACCACCAAAAAAAATAGACAACACTATTCAAAGAATTAAGAAAAAAATCTTATTGTACCTAAGTTCTTACACACACTAA
- the recG gene encoding ATP-dependent DNA helicase RecG: MYKDIYKDIEIFNIKGVAASTYAKLRKLGITSLYDLIYYFPRAYDDRTNLKKIGELRGDEYVVLKANIMSVTAPPTRTGLKMVKATVNDGTGMLEVVWFQRPYLRKSLEIGEEYIFIGNVKRGYTFQMVNPEFKLYKGQQNSGEILPIYSSIKEMNQNTLRRIIKSAMQEYGGSFQENIPREIMEKYKIIGREEALKEIHFPSNPRMLEEAKRRFAIEELLVLEMGILQKRFEIDLSNRGAYSLQGHKKLVSKFVGSLPFDLTTAQKKVITEIYKGLNDGKLINYLIQGDVGSGKTIVAVLLLLYMVENGYQGVMMAPTEILATQHYLSIYETLEKLGVRVELLTGSVKGKKRTELLKDLASGEIKIVIGTHAIIEDSVEFNKLGLIVIDEQHRFGVLQRKRLRDKGVLANLIVMSATPIPRSLALSIYGDLDVAIIDELPPGRKPIKTKWISSNEDEDKMYNFIDKKLKEGRQAYFVASLIDESEKLSAKSTEELYSEVMSKLPNYRVGILHGRMKNKEKDEVMHLFKAHQLDILVSTLVIEVGVNVPNSSVMVITNSERFGLSTLHQLRGRVGRGEHQSYCFLISTTENDSSGARLKVLESTEDGFKIAEEDLKLRKAGEIFGVKQSGLSDLKFVDIVHDVKTIRLVKDICVEYLKTHNGKIKNNILEWDIEEKFNKSLTS; the protein is encoded by the coding sequence ATGTATAAAGATATTTATAAAGATATAGAAATTTTTAATATAAAAGGCGTTGCAGCATCAACATATGCTAAGTTAAGAAAATTAGGAATAACTAGTTTATATGATTTAATCTATTACTTCCCGAGAGCCTATGATGATAGAACAAATTTAAAAAAGATAGGAGAACTAAGAGGTGATGAATACGTTGTATTGAAAGCAAATATAATGAGTGTCACAGCTCCTCCAACAAGAACGGGACTAAAGATGGTAAAAGCAACAGTCAATGATGGAACAGGGATGCTTGAAGTTGTTTGGTTCCAAAGACCATATTTAAGAAAAAGTTTAGAAATAGGTGAAGAGTATATATTTATAGGAAATGTAAAAAGAGGTTATACATTTCAGATGGTAAATCCAGAATTTAAACTCTATAAAGGTCAACAAAATAGTGGTGAGATATTACCTATATATAGCTCTATTAAAGAGATGAACCAAAATACTTTGAGAAGGATAATAAAATCTGCTATGCAGGAGTATGGTGGTTCATTCCAGGAAAATATTCCCAGAGAGATTATGGAGAAATACAAAATTATTGGAAGAGAAGAAGCTTTGAAAGAGATACATTTTCCAAGTAATCCTAGGATGTTAGAGGAAGCTAAAAGAAGGTTTGCTATAGAAGAGTTGCTTGTTTTAGAGATGGGAATTCTACAGAAAAGATTTGAAATAGATCTATCAAATAGAGGAGCATATTCTTTGCAAGGTCATAAAAAACTTGTGTCAAAATTTGTAGGTTCACTACCTTTTGATCTGACTACAGCACAAAAAAAAGTTATAACAGAGATATATAAGGGATTAAATGATGGAAAGCTTATAAATTACTTGATTCAAGGAGATGTTGGAAGTGGAAAAACTATAGTTGCGGTACTTCTTCTTTTATATATGGTAGAGAATGGATATCAAGGTGTTATGATGGCCCCTACAGAGATACTTGCAACTCAACACTATCTTTCAATATATGAAACTTTAGAAAAATTAGGTGTGAGAGTAGAACTTTTAACAGGAAGCGTAAAAGGAAAGAAAAGAACAGAACTTTTAAAAGATTTAGCTTCAGGTGAAATTAAAATAGTTATAGGAACACACGCTATTATAGAGGATAGTGTTGAGTTTAATAAGTTAGGATTGATTGTTATTGATGAGCAGCATCGTTTTGGTGTGCTTCAAAGAAAAAGACTTAGGGATAAAGGGGTTTTAGCAAATTTAATTGTAATGAGTGCAACTCCTATTCCAAGATCTTTAGCACTTAGTATCTATGGAGATTTAGATGTAGCTATAATAGATGAGCTTCCTCCGGGACGAAAACCTATAAAAACAAAGTGGATATCTTCAAATGAGGATGAAGATAAAATGTATAATTTTATAGATAAAAAATTAAAAGAGGGAAGACAAGCATATTTTGTGGCATCCCTTATAGATGAGAGCGAAAAATTATCAGCAAAATCTACAGAGGAATTATATAGTGAAGTTATGAGTAAATTGCCAAATTATAGAGTAGGAATTTTACATGGAAGAATGAAAAATAAAGAAAAAGATGAAGTTATGCATCTTTTTAAAGCTCATCAATTGGATATACTGGTTTCAACACTCGTAATAGAAGTGGGAGTGAACGTTCCAAACTCAAGTGTTATGGTGATAACAAACTCTGAACGTTTTGGTCTTTCAACTCTTCATCAACTGAGGGGAAGGGTAGGAAGAGGCGAGCATCAGTCATATTGCTTTTTAATTTCGACAACTGAAAATGATAGTTCTGGTGCAAGACTTAAAGTTTTAGAAAGTACGGAGGATGGGTTTAAAATTGCTGAAGAGGATTTAAAACTTCGTAAGGCAGGGGAAATTTTCGGTGTAAAGCAAAGTGGATTGAGTGACCTTAAATTCGTTGATATAGTTCATGATGTAAAAACGATTCGTTTAGTTAAAGATATTTGTGTAGAATATTTAAAAACTCATAATGGGAAAATAAAAAATAATATTTTAGAATGGGATATAGAGGAAAAGTTTAACAAAAGTTTGACCTCTTAA
- a CDS encoding proline--tRNA ligase, which yields MRLSKYYVKTLKETPKEAEVISHKLLLRSGMIKRLASGVYTYLPLGLKALKKVEGIVREEMDRAGSQEIFMPVLQPAELWKESGRWDVMGAEMMRIQDRHSREFALGPTHEEVITDIIRNDISSYKSLPLSLYQIQTKFRDERRPRFGLMRGREFLMKDAYSFHANRESLDDEFENMKAAYTRVFERCGLKFRAVEADSGAIGGSGSQEFHVLAESGEDEIIYCTSCDYAANVETATSVITDLPKVEMLEKELVDTPNVSKIVDVVEFLNVPVEQTVKAMMYKDVVTDEVYMVLIRGDFEVNEVKLKNIIDTIDVVMLTDNELEDLGLVKGFIGPVGTDLSKVKIIADKSIVGISNHTAGGNKLDTHFVNVNYGRDYEASFVADVRTVIVGEKCPKCGGELASARGIESGHIFKLGDKYSKALNATFLDVNGKSQVMEMGCYGIGVSRTMAAAIEQNNDENGIIWPSAIAPFVVEVIPANMKAEDQVQLAEELYKAFQESNIDVALDDRDERIGFKFKDGDLIGYPFKVVCGKKAAEGIVELKIRRTNETLEISKEEVVSKVKELMKQY from the coding sequence ATGAGATTAAGTAAATATTATGTTAAAACTCTTAAGGAAACTCCTAAAGAGGCAGAAGTAATAAGTCACAAATTATTACTTAGATCTGGTATGATCAAAAGATTGGCAAGTGGAGTATATACTTATCTTCCTTTAGGTCTTAAAGCTTTAAAAAAGGTTGAAGGAATTGTTAGAGAAGAGATGGATAGAGCAGGATCACAAGAGATTTTCATGCCAGTTCTACAACCAGCTGAGCTTTGGAAAGAGAGTGGAAGATGGGATGTAATGGGTGCTGAAATGATGAGAATTCAAGACAGACATTCAAGAGAGTTCGCATTAGGACCAACTCATGAAGAGGTTATAACAGATATTATAAGAAATGATATTTCATCTTATAAATCATTACCTTTAAGTTTATATCAAATTCAAACTAAATTTAGAGATGAAAGAAGACCAAGATTTGGACTTATGAGAGGAAGAGAGTTTCTTATGAAAGATGCTTACTCATTCCATGCAAATAGAGAATCTCTAGATGACGAGTTTGAAAATATGAAAGCAGCTTACACAAGAGTTTTTGAAAGATGTGGACTTAAATTCAGAGCTGTTGAAGCTGACTCTGGAGCTATCGGAGGAAGCGGTTCTCAAGAGTTCCATGTACTGGCAGAGTCTGGAGAGGACGAAATCATATACTGTACATCATGTGATTACGCTGCAAACGTAGAGACTGCAACAAGTGTAATAACAGATTTACCAAAGGTGGAGATGTTAGAAAAAGAGTTAGTAGATACTCCTAATGTTTCTAAAATAGTTGATGTAGTTGAATTCTTAAATGTACCAGTTGAGCAGACAGTTAAAGCTATGATGTATAAAGATGTTGTAACTGATGAGGTTTACATGGTTCTTATAAGAGGAGACTTTGAAGTAAATGAAGTTAAATTAAAAAATATAATAGATACAATAGATGTAGTTATGTTAACTGATAATGAGTTAGAGGATTTAGGACTTGTTAAAGGATTCATCGGACCAGTAGGAACAGATTTATCAAAAGTTAAGATTATTGCAGATAAGAGTATTGTAGGAATTTCTAACCACACTGCTGGTGGAAACAAATTAGATACACACTTTGTTAATGTAAACTATGGTAGAGATTATGAAGCTTCATTTGTAGCTGATGTAAGAACTGTTATAGTAGGAGAGAAGTGTCCTAAGTGTGGAGGAGAACTAGCTAGTGCTAGAGGAATTGAAAGTGGACACATTTTCAAATTAGGAGATAAGTATTCAAAGGCTTTAAATGCAACTTTCTTAGATGTTAATGGGAAAAGCCAAGTTATGGAAATGGGATGTTACGGAATAGGAGTTTCTAGAACTATGGCAGCTGCAATAGAGCAAAATAATGATGAGAATGGTATCATTTGGCCGTCTGCAATAGCTCCATTTGTAGTAGAAGTTATTCCTGCTAATATGAAAGCTGAAGATCAAGTACAGTTAGCTGAAGAGCTATACAAGGCTTTCCAAGAATCAAATATTGATGTAGCTTTAGATGATAGAGATGAAAGAATTGGATTTAAATTTAAAGATGGAGATCTAATTGGTTATCCGTTTAAAGTTGTTTGTGGAAAGAAAGCTGCTGAAGGAATAGTTGAGTTAAAGATAAGAAGAACTAATGAAACATTAGAAATTTCAAAAGAAGAAGTTGTTTCTAAAGTTAAAGAGTTAATGAAGCAATATTAA
- a CDS encoding YebC/PmpR family DNA-binding transcriptional regulator produces MAGHSKWSNIKHRKGAQDAKRAKVFTRLGKELTIAAKEAGGDPGFNPRLRLAIEKAKAANMPKDNLERAIKKGTGELEGVDYMEIRYEGYGPAGTAFIVEVVTDNKNRSASEVRAAFSKRGGNLGTDGAVAWMFQKKGEIIVPSEGIDYDEFMMAALEAGADDVIEEDGEFTVYTEYTECNNVAEELKKAGFTVTEAEVAMIPDNKVAITDLDTAKKVMALYEALDDLDDVNDVYSNFDISDELLEQL; encoded by the coding sequence GTGGCAGGACATAGTAAATGGTCTAATATAAAGCATAGAAAAGGTGCTCAAGATGCTAAAAGAGCAAAAGTTTTTACAAGATTAGGAAAAGAATTGACAATCGCAGCTAAAGAGGCTGGAGGAGACCCTGGTTTCAATCCAAGACTTAGATTAGCAATAGAGAAAGCAAAAGCAGCTAACATGCCAAAAGATAACCTAGAAAGAGCTATCAAGAAAGGAACTGGAGAGCTTGAAGGTGTTGACTATATGGAGATTAGATATGAAGGATATGGTCCGGCAGGAACAGCTTTCATAGTAGAGGTTGTAACAGATAATAAAAATAGATCAGCTTCTGAAGTAAGAGCAGCATTCTCTAAAAGAGGAGGAAATCTAGGAACTGATGGAGCAGTAGCTTGGATGTTCCAGAAAAAGGGAGAGATAATAGTACCTTCTGAAGGAATCGACTATGATGAGTTTATGATGGCAGCTCTTGAAGCAGGAGCGGATGACGTTATAGAAGAGGATGGAGAGTTCACAGTGTACACTGAATATACAGAGTGTAACAATGTGGCTGAAGAATTAAAAAAAGCTGGATTCACTGTAACTGAAGCTGAAGTTGCGATGATACCAGACAATAAAGTGGCAATTACAGATTTAGATACAGCTAAAAAAGTAATGGCGCTATATGAAGCTTTAGATGATTTAGATGACGTAAATGATGTTTACTCAAACTTTGATATTTCAGATGAGCTTTTAGAGCAATTATAA
- a CDS encoding glycosyltransferase family 9 protein, whose translation MKILVVRFKQIGDAILSSVICKSLKETYPEAKIDYVLYENVAPLFKNQPYINNVITITKEEQKNPFKYIKKVWKVTRNDYDIVIDIMSTPKSELFTLFSRKAKYKIGRYKPKRGYTYTHSILEPSSEFDKAEKFLKMLDPLIKDGVDVKLNPNYSLEFLDEEKTKLHKRMEEEGVDFNKIIIPLAINSRRPEKVYPIDLMKKVAEGLLEKYDSQIILYYSPNEKEFAKKFHEELGWDKRIISTIHTESIRELGALLSNCDIFVGNEGGPRHLAQALDIPSFAIFSPGSNKNDWLSRGNKRHEGIEPRDVRTPDYDKLSSEEKYRLMKPERILEEIEKKMSLVSKYIEKKNLM comes from the coding sequence ATGAAAATATTAGTTGTTAGATTCAAACAGATTGGTGATGCTATATTATCTTCTGTTATTTGTAAAAGTTTAAAAGAAACTTATCCAGAAGCTAAAATAGATTATGTTTTATATGAAAATGTAGCTCCGCTTTTTAAAAATCAACCATATATAAACAATGTGATAACTATCACAAAAGAGGAGCAAAAGAATCCATTTAAATATATAAAGAAAGTATGGAAAGTTACAAGAAATGACTATGATATTGTAATAGATATCATGTCTACTCCTAAAAGTGAACTGTTCACTCTTTTCTCAAGAAAAGCAAAATATAAGATAGGTCGTTATAAGCCAAAAAGAGGCTATACATATACACATAGTATATTAGAACCTTCGAGTGAGTTTGATAAAGCTGAAAAATTCTTAAAGATGCTAGATCCATTGATTAAAGATGGAGTGGATGTAAAGTTAAACCCAAACTATTCACTTGAATTTTTGGATGAAGAAAAAACTAAGCTACATAAAAGAATGGAAGAAGAAGGTGTAGATTTCAATAAGATAATAATACCTTTAGCTATAAATTCTAGAAGACCAGAAAAGGTTTATCCAATTGATTTAATGAAGAAAGTAGCAGAAGGTCTTTTAGAAAAATATGATTCTCAAATTATATTGTATTATTCTCCAAATGAAAAAGAGTTTGCTAAAAAATTTCATGAAGAGTTGGGCTGGGATAAAAGAATAATTTCTACCATCCATACAGAAAGTATAAGAGAGTTAGGAGCTCTTTTATCAAATTGCGATATATTTGTAGGAAATGAGGGAGGACCACGTCATCTGGCTCAGGCCTTAGATATTCCAAGCTTTGCTATATTTAGTCCGGGGTCTAATAAAAATGATTGGCTTTCTAGAGGAAATAAAAGACATGAAGGAATAGAACCAAGAGATGTGAGAACTCCAGACTATGATAAGTTATCTAGTGAGGAAAAATATAGACTTATGAAGCCAGAAAGAATCTTAGAAGAGATAGAGAAAAAGATGAGCTTAGTATCCAAATATATTGAAAAAAAAAACTTAATGTGA
- a CDS encoding uracil-xanthine permease family protein — MQKNRSPYYLNGVPELGKAIPLGLQHIMAMFMGNITPIIIVANVLGFAQDMKINLIQATILVAGLNTLVQVYTLGPMGAKLPVVVGTNFSFAPVAISIASKFGYEGVLGAALIGGIFEAFLGFHMKKIRKFFPPIVTGTVILAIGLYLLPVGINSFAGGFGAPDFASTENLILGTLVLAVVIFFKEFTKGITSSGAIFIGTIVGTIIAFFMGKIDVAPLLNADYISIPKPFSFGYSFHLEAIIPMILMFIVSAIETMGDMSGITVGGAGRQLEDKELKGGIISDGVGSAFATMFSVLPTTSFSQNTGIIAMTGVMSRFVVGIGAMFLVASAFIPKVAAAFTLVPQSVIGGSLVMIFSMIAISGINLINQEPLEGRNAVILAVSLGLGYGVGLVPAVIEAFPENIRYVFTDSGFVVAGTIAVLLNLILPKKDDVEIDLKNISKELSKEIA, encoded by the coding sequence ATGCAAAAGAACAGATCACCTTATTATTTAAATGGAGTACCAGAGTTAGGGAAAGCAATACCTTTAGGTTTACAACATATAATGGCGATGTTTATGGGGAATATCACACCGATAATAATAGTGGCGAATGTACTTGGATTTGCTCAAGATATGAAGATCAATCTTATACAAGCAACTATACTTGTTGCAGGTTTAAACACTCTTGTTCAAGTTTATACTTTAGGACCTATGGGTGCAAAATTACCAGTTGTTGTTGGAACAAACTTTTCTTTTGCTCCAGTAGCGATTTCTATAGCTAGTAAGTTTGGGTATGAAGGGGTTTTAGGAGCTGCTCTTATAGGTGGTATCTTTGAAGCTTTTTTAGGATTTCATATGAAAAAAATTAGAAAGTTTTTCCCACCAATTGTAACAGGAACTGTTATATTAGCTATAGGTCTTTATCTTTTACCAGTTGGAATAAATAGTTTTGCTGGAGGATTTGGAGCTCCAGACTTTGCATCGACAGAAAATCTTATTTTGGGAACATTAGTTTTAGCAGTTGTTATATTTTTTAAAGAGTTTACTAAAGGAATTACAAGTTCAGGAGCTATTTTTATAGGAACAATAGTGGGAACAATAATTGCCTTTTTCATGGGGAAAATAGATGTTGCTCCACTTTTAAATGCAGATTATATAAGTATTCCAAAGCCATTTAGTTTTGGATATAGCTTCCATTTAGAAGCGATAATACCTATGATATTGATGTTTATAGTTTCAGCGATAGAAACTATGGGAGATATGTCGGGAATAACTGTAGGTGGAGCTGGTAGACAATTAGAGGATAAAGAGCTTAAAGGTGGAATTATAAGTGATGGAGTTGGAAGTGCTTTTGCAACAATGTTCTCTGTGCTGCCGACAACATCATTTAGTCAAAATACAGGAATAATTGCAATGACAGGGGTTATGAGTAGATTTGTAGTAGGTATAGGAGCTATGTTTTTAGTAGCGAGTGCGTTTATTCCAAAAGTTGCAGCAGCATTTACTTTAGTTCCTCAAAGTGTTATAGGAGGAAGTTTAGTTATGATTTTTTCGATGATAGCTATAAGTGGGATAAACTTAATAAATCAAGAGCCTTTAGAGGGGCGTAATGCTGTAATATTAGCGGTTTCTTTAGGATTAGGGTACGGGGTAGGTTTAGTGCCAGCAGTGATAGAGGCATTCCCAGAAAATATTAGATATGTATTTACTGATTCAGGATTCGTTGTTGCGGGAACAATTGCAGTATTACTAAATCTAATTTTACCTAAGAAGGATGATGTTGAAATAGATCTGAAAAATATTTCAAAAGAGTTGAGTAAAGAGATAGCTTAA
- a CDS encoding family 1 encapsulin nanocompartment shell protein — MDFLKKELAPISGKVWEEIEERAKEILATQLSARRFVRVTGPIGKERGGVNSGRLLIKTQEGLSYGIHQVQPFVENRITFTLNRWELDNVERGAKDIDYKNLDEAVKKAAKFEERAIFNGLDEACIVGILKDEKERLEFGNTEAETIKNLMYGVSKLRNTGFTKGPYALVVSLEKFIYLNMINLNDSLAKRLEKILGMPIIVSNNISEAILVPFDDENIELILGEDFSLGYQGHDKKEIELFVTETFTFRVTDETKVITYK, encoded by the coding sequence ATGGATTTTTTAAAAAAGGAGTTAGCTCCAATAAGTGGAAAAGTTTGGGAAGAGATAGAAGAGAGAGCTAAAGAAATTTTAGCAACGCAACTTTCAGCTAGAAGATTTGTAAGAGTAACAGGACCTATTGGAAAAGAAAGAGGTGGAGTTAATTCTGGTAGATTGTTAATTAAAACTCAAGAAGGATTATCTTATGGAATCCACCAAGTTCAACCATTTGTAGAGAATAGAATAACGTTTACTCTTAATAGATGGGAGTTAGATAATGTTGAAAGAGGAGCCAAAGATATAGATTATAAAAATCTGGATGAAGCTGTAAAAAAAGCAGCTAAGTTTGAAGAAAGAGCTATATTTAATGGTTTAGATGAAGCATGTATAGTGGGTATCTTAAAAGATGAGAAGGAAAGATTGGAGTTTGGAAATACAGAGGCAGAAACTATAAAAAATTTGATGTATGGAGTTTCAAAACTAAGAAATACAGGATTTACTAAAGGCCCATATGCTTTGGTTGTAAGTCTTGAAAAATTCATATATTTAAATATGATTAATTTAAATGATTCTTTAGCAAAAAGATTAGAAAAAATATTAGGTATGCCAATAATAGTTTCAAATAACATTAGTGAAGCTATATTAGTACCTTTTGATGATGAGAATATTGAATTGATTTTAGGCGAGGATTTTTCTCTAGGATATCAAGGTCATGATAAAAAAGAGATTGAATTATTTGTAACAGAAACATTTACATTTAGAGTTACAGACGAGACAAAAGTGATAACATATAAATAA
- a CDS encoding uracil-DNA glycosylase family protein has translation MEEIEKLLEELKFEVGTTDVLKDSKEKIVLGTGNFKGKVLFIGDDPFLYEDEGLKVKTSSSGEFLIKLCDIVGLLPEDYYITTLTKSPKKYRELEEKDKRDLKEYLYMQIALMNPKVIVALGQDVAEILNEREIKFLQERGEIKQWRGEIKTILTYDANFAKKSRDDGGKRSKVAVDFWGDLKSVKNIIQES, from the coding sequence ATGGAAGAGATTGAAAAACTTTTAGAAGAGTTGAAGTTTGAAGTTGGAACAACAGATGTTTTAAAAGATAGTAAAGAAAAAATAGTTTTAGGAACAGGTAATTTTAAAGGGAAAGTTCTTTTTATAGGGGATGATCCATTTCTTTATGAGGATGAAGGATTGAAGGTTAAGACTAGTTCAAGTGGAGAATTTTTAATAAAACTTTGTGATATAGTGGGGTTATTACCAGAAGATTACTATATAACAACATTGACGAAATCTCCAAAAAAGTATAGAGAGTTAGAAGAGAAAGATAAAAGAGATTTAAAAGAATATTTATATATGCAGATAGCACTTATGAATCCTAAAGTTATAGTGGCTCTGGGGCAAGATGTTGCAGAGATTTTAAATGAAAGAGAGATAAAATTCCTTCAAGAAAGAGGGGAGATTAAACAGTGGAGAGGGGAAATAAAAACTATTTTAACTTACGATGCAAATTTTGCTAAAAAATCTAGAGATGATGGTGGAAAAAGATCGAAAGTAGCTGTAGATTTTTGGGGAGATTTGAAAAGCGTAAAAAATATAATTCAGGAGAGCTAG
- a CDS encoding outer membrane protein, which yields MKKLALLTCALLSIGSIAQAKEIIQQPVITSSKEVVTEPVAVVEEVTVVTETPAPVIVQQDPAYINLRVGGDVWSRYSKHEFLNKDTKDLGYEIAVEAYKPYDYADLGLGVAYQDHAKRDGSADGGEYKSIPVYLTARHNMDYFNLPFTPYLKANAGYSFNFDQKDINTGINKGPASIDDGAYWAAGLGAEYQNLNVDVLYGTNYAKLKTNNEKIDNNYQRVTLSVGYKFDL from the coding sequence ATGAAAAAATTAGCACTACTTACTTGTGCATTACTTTCTATCGGAAGCATCGCTCAAGCTAAAGAAATTATTCAACAACCTGTTATTACTAGTTCTAAAGAAGTTGTAACTGAGCCTGTTGCTGTTGTAGAAGAGGTAACTGTTGTTACTGAAACTCCTGCTCCTGTTATCGTTCAACAAGATCCTGCATACATCAATTTAAGAGTTGGAGGAGATGTTTGGTCTAGATATAGCAAACATGAGTTTTTAAATAAAGACACAAAAGATTTAGGATATGAAATTGCAGTTGAAGCATATAAACCTTATGATTATGCTGACTTAGGATTAGGAGTAGCTTATCAAGATCACGCTAAAAGAGATGGAAGTGCTGATGGTGGAGAATACAAATCTATACCAGTTTATTTAACTGCTAGACACAATATGGATTATTTCAATCTTCCATTCACACCTTATTTAAAAGCTAATGCTGGATATTCTTTCAACTTTGATCAAAAGGATATCAACACAGGTATAAACAAAGGTCCTGCATCAATTGATGATGGTGCTTACTGGGCTGCTGGTTTAGGAGCAGAATACCAAAACCTTAACGTAGATGTTCTTTATGGAACTAACTATGCTAAATTAAAAACTAACAATGAAAAAATCGATAACAACTACCAAAGAGTTACTCTTTCTGTAGGTTATAAATTCGATTTATAA
- a CDS encoding DUF4402 domain-containing protein: MKKLITLLSLTMAMTAFGAPQGNTEKTGDMKITATVITPLTVVAQPMQFNKIIKGTTTPVTATATANFSITGEQGETVTVTIPNTVTLINKANNQNQLAVAISGTTGEPTAMNLETSTISIPVTGTITTNSSTATGEYEGNLTARVTYN, encoded by the coding sequence ATGAAAAAACTAATTACACTTTTATCTTTAACTATGGCTATGACAGCTTTTGGAGCACCTCAAGGAAATACTGAAAAAACTGGGGATATGAAGATTACAGCTACAGTTATCACACCTTTAACAGTTGTAGCTCAACCTATGCAATTCAACAAAATTATTAAAGGAACTACTACTCCTGTTACTGCTACTGCTACTGCTAACTTTTCTATTACAGGGGAACAGGGTGAAACTGTAACTGTTACTATTCCTAACACAGTAACTTTAATTAATAAAGCCAACAATCAAAATCAACTAGCTGTTGCCATTAGTGGAACTACTGGTGAGCCTACAGCTATGAACTTAGAAACTAGTACAATTAGCATCCCTGTAACTGGGACAATTACAACAAACAGCTCTACTGCTACTGGAGAATACGAAGGAAATTTAACAGCTAGAGTTACATATAACTAA